The following are encoded in a window of Drosophila simulans strain w501 chromosome 3L, Prin_Dsim_3.1, whole genome shotgun sequence genomic DNA:
- the LOC6737210 gene encoding NAD(+) hydrolase sarm1 isoform X10 has protein sequence MLLNKCLLLGSPKLIRNYCTSKQDKPTGMFRRVQEALSLRTGDITQQASNNVAASSITVQSENFSADKKAISQSQQSQTMTSNGIISQEKHVSSASQANYSMSHKGVSSTGSSMITSSSQMSAMNGQMLKLADLKLDDLKSLTAGSGQQEIEQTINKYSNMLTSIVSSLQEDERGGSAITVHDVGGKKSQYLEKINEVIRRAWAVPTHGHELGYSLCNSLRQSGGLDLLMKNCVKPDLQFSSAQLLEQCLTTENRKHVVDNGLDKVVNVACVCTKNSNMEHSRVGTGILEHLFKHSEGTCSDVIRLGGLDAVLFECRTSDLETLRHCASALANLSLYGGAENQEEMILRKVPMWLFPLAFHNDDNIKYYACLAIAVLVANKEIEAEVLKSGCLDLVEPFVTSHDPSAFARSNLAHAHGQSKHWLKRLVPVLSSNREEARNLAAFHFCMEAGIKREQGNTDIFREINAIEALKNVASCPNAIASKFAAQALRLIGETVPHKLSQQVPLWSVEDVQEWVKQIGFNDYIDKFNESQVDGDLLLKLNQDNLRADIGIGNGILLKRFERELQNLKRMADYSSKDTAKMHQFLSEIGTDYCTYTYAMLNAGIDKCALPHVNEDMLMTECGIHNSIHRLRILNAVKNLENSLPSSSEENMAKTLDVFVSYRRSNGSQLASLLKVHLQLRGFSVFIDVERLEAGKFDNGLLNSIRQAKNFVLVLTPDALHRCINDEDCKDWVHREIVAALNSNCNIIPIIDQQFDWPEVERLPEDMRSVAHFNGVNWIHDYQDACIDKLERFLRGEKNIDRIAAMVPGTPGSVSYQRMHSNDSDYQSGGAGAGSGAGTGGGGGGGVTGSVVDGLMVAANGSGQANHQANRYRQSPSPARQRGSTSQLSGYSRAPSKRSQILTPYRTQQAALLHKTGAGSASMQNMMPLAYLPPRRSSAAGLGHGSGSGMGSGYRSHSVDGLLDQAGSTPEQRIAAAAAKVTAGSTALTNASSTSTLQPEEEVTDAALNDSVTRRDKHTLSPPGNVQQHRKSRSLDHILSKQTLAELLPPSSELADGTQSMQNLAIPMTPQPQRRDTSSSSKSPTPERPPQPAMERVRERQSPEGVSATESEREDQPEECLRHGNQQRASASVHRGASLTSNKTSNSSLGSNFSAGGNNKTIFNRTMKKVRSLIKK, from the exons ATGCTCCTTAACAAGTGTCTGCTCCTCGGGAGCCCGAAATTGATCCGGAACTATTGCACATCCAAACAGGACAAGCCCACCGGAATGTTCCGAAGAGTTCAG GAAGCCCTCTCACTCCGCACCGGCGACATCACACAGCAGGCGAGCAACAATGTGGCGGCCTCCAGTATTACGGTGCAAAGTGAGAATTTCTCCGCGGACAAGAAGGCGATATCCCAGTCGCAGCAATCGCAGACGATGACCTCCAACGGGATCATCAGTCAGGAGAAACATGTATCCTCCGCCTCGCAGGCCAACTACTCGATGTCGCACAAGGGCGTTTCCAGCACCGGCAGTAGCATGATCACCAGCTCCTCGCAAATGTCCGCGATGAATGGCCAGATGCTGAAGCTCGCCGATCTCAAGTTGGATGACCTCAAGTCGCTGACAGCAGGCAGTGGGCAGCAAGAGATCGAGCAGACCATCAACAAGTATTCCAACATGCTGACCTCAATAGTGAGCTCCCTGCAAGAAGATGAGCGAGGTGGTAGTGCCATAACAGTCCACGATGTTGGTGGCAAGAAGTCCCAGTACCTGGAGAAGATCAACGAAGTCATTCGACGAGCTTGGGCAGTGCCCACACATGGCCACGAGCTGGGCTACTCATTGTGCAATTCCCTGCGCCAAAGTGGCGGCCTCGATCTTCTCATGAAGAACTGCGTTAAGCCCGATCTCCAGTTTTCCTCCGCACAGCTTCTTGAGCAGTGCCTAACCACCGAGAACCGCAAACATGTGGTGGATAATGGCCTCGATAAGGTGGTCAATGTGGCCTGTGTCTGTACAAAGAATTCCAATATGGAGCACTCCCGCGTGGGAACTGGCATCCTGGAGCATCTGTTCAAACACTCCGAGGGCACCTGTTCGGATGTGATACGGCTGGGAGGTCTGGATGCCGTGCTCTTCGAGTGCCGCACCAGTGATTTGGAAACTCTGCGACACTGCGCTAGTGCACTGGCGAATTTATCTCTGTATGGTGGAGCCGAGAACCAGGAGGAGATGATCCTGCGCAAGGTGCCCATGTGGTTGTTCCCATTGGCCTTCCACAACGACGATAACATCAAGTACTATGCCTGCCTGGCCATTGCAGTGCTGGTAGCCAACAAGGAGATTGAAGCCGAGGTGCTGAAGTCTGGATGCTTGGATTTGGTGGAACCCTTTGTCACCTCCCACGACCCCTCGGCCTTTGCGAGATCCAATCTGGCACATGCCCACGGGCAAAGCAAACATTGGCTTAAGAGATTGGTTCCGGTTTTGAGTTCCAATCGCGAAGAAGCCCGCAATCTGGCTGCCTTCCATTTTTGCATGGAGGCGGGCATCAAGAGGGAGCAGGGTAACACCGACATCTTCCGGGAGATCAACGCTATTGAAGCTTTGAAAAATGTGGCCAGCTGTCCAAATGCCATTGCATCCAAGTTCGCCGCTCAGGCTCTGAGATTGATTGGAGAGACAGTGCCGCACAAGCTGTCCCAACAGGTTCCCTTGTGGTCCGTGGAGGATGTGCAGGAGTGGGTGAAGCAAATCGGTTTCAATGACTACATCGACAAGTTCAACGAGTCCCAGGTGGACGGTGATCTTCTATTGAAGCTCAATCAGGATAACCTTCGCGCTGATATTGGAATCGGTAATGGAATACTGCTAAAGCGTTTTGAACGCGAGCTGCAAAATCTCAAGCGGATGGCTGACTACTCGTCCAAGGACACGGCCAAGATGCACCAATTTCTGTCGGAGATCGGTACTGATTACTGCACCTACACGTATGCCATGCTAAATGCTGGAATCGACAAGTGTGCACTGCCGCATGTCAATGAGGATATGCTGATGACGGAGTGTGGCATCCACAACTCGATCCATCGTCTGAGAATTCTCAATGCGGTCAAAAACTTGGAGAATTCGCTGCCCAGCTCGTCGGAAGAAAACATGGCCAAGACGTTAGATGTTTTCGTTAGCTATAGGCGATCAAACGGCTCCCAACTAGCCAGTCTTCTCAAg GTGCACCTGCAGCTGCGTGGTTTCTCCGTTTTCATCGACGTGGAGCGCCTGGAGGCGGGCAAATTTGACAACGGCCTATTGAACAGTATTCGACAGGCAAAGAACTTTGTCTTAGTATTAACGCCCGATGCCCTGCACCGCTGCATTAACGACGAGGACTGCAAGGACTGGGTGCATCGC GAAATCGTGGCTGCCCTGAACTCGAACTGCAACATTATACCCATCATAGACCAGCAATTCGATTGGCCCGAAGTGGAGCGACTTCCCGAGGACATGCGCAGTGTGGCCCATTTTAACGGTGTTAATTGGATCCACGACTACCAGGACGCATGCATCGATAAGCTCGAAAG ATTTTTGCGCGGCGAAAAGAATATCGATCGCATTGCGGCGATGGTGCCCGGCACCCCCGGTTCGGTCTCATACCAAAGAATGCACAGCAACGACTCCGACTACCAGAGCGGAGGAGCAGGCGCCggatcaggagcaggaactggaggaggaggtggtggcggcgTTACGGGCAGTGTGGTGGATGGCCTGATGGTGGCGGCCAATGGCAGCGGACAAG CTAATCACCAGGCAAATAGGTACCGCCAATCTCCCTCACCGGCCCGCCAAAGGGGCAGCACCTCGCAGTTGAGTGGTTATTCTCGGGCGCCCTCGAAACGCTCCCAGATCCTCACCCCGTATCGCACCCAACAGGCAGCCCTGCTCCACAAAACCGGAGCGGGTTCCGCGTCCATGCAGAATATGATGCCGTTGGCGTATCTGCCTCCGCGGAGAAGTTCCGCCGCGGGATTAGGTCATGGATCTGGTTCCGGCATGGGCAGTGGCTATCGATCGCACAGTGTGGATGGGCTTCTAGATCAGGCGGGCTCAACTCCAGAGCAAAGAatagcagcagctgcggccaAGGTGACAGCGGGGAGTACAGCTCTAACGAACGCCAGTTCCACAAGCACTCTGCAGCCCGAAGAAGAGGTGACGGATGCCGCCCTCAATGACTCGGTGACCCGGCGTGATAAGCATACTTTATCTCCACCGGGAAATGTGCAGCAGCACAGAAAGTCCCGAAGTCTAGACCATATTCTCAGCAAACAGACTTTAGCAGAGCTGCTTCCACCGAGTAGCGAACTCGCAGATGGAACGCAGAGTATGCAAAACCTGGCCATTCCAATGACCCCGCAGCCCCAACGAAGGGacaccagctcctcctcgaAATCCCCCACACCCGAAAGACCTCCACAACCAGCGATGGAAAGGGTAAGGGAACGCCAGAGTCCCGAGGGTGTGAGTGCGACGGAAAGCGAGCGGGAGGATCAGCCAGAAGAATGTCTGCGACATGGCAACCAACAGAGGGCATCTGCCTCGGTTCATCGGGGAGCCAGTTTGACCAGCAACAAGACCTCCAACTCCTCACTGGGCTCCAACTTTAGTGCCGGaggaaacaacaaaacgaTATTTAATCGAACGATGAAGAAGGTCCGCTCGCTGATAAAAAAGTAA
- the LOC6737210 gene encoding NAD(+) hydrolase sarm1 isoform X9, whose protein sequence is MLLNKCLLLGSPKLIRNYCTSKQDKPTGMFRRVQEALSLRTGDITQQASNNVAASSITVQSENFSADKKAISQSQQSQTMTSNGIISQEKHVSSASQANYSMSHKGVSSTGSSMITSSSQMSAMNGQMLKLADLKLDDLKSLTAGSGQQEIEQTINKYSNMLTSIVSSLQEDERGGSAITVHDVGGKKSQYLEKINEVIRRAWAVPTHGHELGYSLCNSLRQSGGLDLLMKNCVKPDLQFSSAQLLEQCLTTENRKHVVDNGLDKVVNVACVCTKNSNMEHSRVGTGILEHLFKHSEGTCSDVIRLGGLDAVLFECRTSDLETLRHCASALANLSLYGGAENQEEMILRKVPMWLFPLAFHNDDNIKYYACLAIAVLVANKEIEAEVLKSGCLDLVEPFVTSHDPSAFARSNLAHAHGQSKHWLKRLVPVLSSNREEARNLAAFHFCMEAGIKREQGNTDIFREINAIEALKNVASCPNAIASKFAAQALRLIGETVPHKLSQQVPLWSVEDVQEWVKQIGFNDYIDKFNESQVDGDLLLKLNQDNLRADIGIGNGILLKRFERELQNLKRMADYSSKDTAKMHQFLSEIGTDYCTYTYAMLNAGIDKCALPHVNEDMLMTECGIHNSIHRLRILNAVKNLENSLPSSSEENMAKTLDVFVSYRRSNGSQLASLLKVHLQLRGFSVFIDVERLEAGKFDNGLLNSIRQAKNFVLVLTPDALHRCINDEDCKDWVHREIVAALNSNCNIIPIIDQQFDWPEVERLPEDMRSVAHFNGVNWIHDYQDACIDKLERFLRGEKNIDRIAAMVPGTPGSVSYQRMHSNDSDYQSGGAGAGSGAGTGGGGGGGVTGSVVDGLMVAANGSGQANHQANRYRQSPSPARQRGSTSQLSGYSRAPSKRSQILTPYRTQQAALLHKTGAGSASMQNMMPLAYLPPRRSSAAGLGHGSGSGMGSGYRSHSVDGLLDQAGSTPEQRIAAAAAKVTAGSTALTNASSTSTLQPEEEVTDAALNDSVTRRDKHTLSPPGNVQQHRKSRSLDHILSKQTLAELLPPSSELADGTQSMQNLAIPMTPQPQRRDTSSSSKSPTPERPPQPAMERVRERQSPEGVSATESEREDQPEECLRHGNQQRASASVHRGASLTSNKTSNSSLGSNFSAGGNNKTIFNRTMKKVRSLIKNNEMEDEELSGIILSKATSPNAGRMIFW, encoded by the exons ATGCTCCTTAACAAGTGTCTGCTCCTCGGGAGCCCGAAATTGATCCGGAACTATTGCACATCCAAACAGGACAAGCCCACCGGAATGTTCCGAAGAGTTCAG GAAGCCCTCTCACTCCGCACCGGCGACATCACACAGCAGGCGAGCAACAATGTGGCGGCCTCCAGTATTACGGTGCAAAGTGAGAATTTCTCCGCGGACAAGAAGGCGATATCCCAGTCGCAGCAATCGCAGACGATGACCTCCAACGGGATCATCAGTCAGGAGAAACATGTATCCTCCGCCTCGCAGGCCAACTACTCGATGTCGCACAAGGGCGTTTCCAGCACCGGCAGTAGCATGATCACCAGCTCCTCGCAAATGTCCGCGATGAATGGCCAGATGCTGAAGCTCGCCGATCTCAAGTTGGATGACCTCAAGTCGCTGACAGCAGGCAGTGGGCAGCAAGAGATCGAGCAGACCATCAACAAGTATTCCAACATGCTGACCTCAATAGTGAGCTCCCTGCAAGAAGATGAGCGAGGTGGTAGTGCCATAACAGTCCACGATGTTGGTGGCAAGAAGTCCCAGTACCTGGAGAAGATCAACGAAGTCATTCGACGAGCTTGGGCAGTGCCCACACATGGCCACGAGCTGGGCTACTCATTGTGCAATTCCCTGCGCCAAAGTGGCGGCCTCGATCTTCTCATGAAGAACTGCGTTAAGCCCGATCTCCAGTTTTCCTCCGCACAGCTTCTTGAGCAGTGCCTAACCACCGAGAACCGCAAACATGTGGTGGATAATGGCCTCGATAAGGTGGTCAATGTGGCCTGTGTCTGTACAAAGAATTCCAATATGGAGCACTCCCGCGTGGGAACTGGCATCCTGGAGCATCTGTTCAAACACTCCGAGGGCACCTGTTCGGATGTGATACGGCTGGGAGGTCTGGATGCCGTGCTCTTCGAGTGCCGCACCAGTGATTTGGAAACTCTGCGACACTGCGCTAGTGCACTGGCGAATTTATCTCTGTATGGTGGAGCCGAGAACCAGGAGGAGATGATCCTGCGCAAGGTGCCCATGTGGTTGTTCCCATTGGCCTTCCACAACGACGATAACATCAAGTACTATGCCTGCCTGGCCATTGCAGTGCTGGTAGCCAACAAGGAGATTGAAGCCGAGGTGCTGAAGTCTGGATGCTTGGATTTGGTGGAACCCTTTGTCACCTCCCACGACCCCTCGGCCTTTGCGAGATCCAATCTGGCACATGCCCACGGGCAAAGCAAACATTGGCTTAAGAGATTGGTTCCGGTTTTGAGTTCCAATCGCGAAGAAGCCCGCAATCTGGCTGCCTTCCATTTTTGCATGGAGGCGGGCATCAAGAGGGAGCAGGGTAACACCGACATCTTCCGGGAGATCAACGCTATTGAAGCTTTGAAAAATGTGGCCAGCTGTCCAAATGCCATTGCATCCAAGTTCGCCGCTCAGGCTCTGAGATTGATTGGAGAGACAGTGCCGCACAAGCTGTCCCAACAGGTTCCCTTGTGGTCCGTGGAGGATGTGCAGGAGTGGGTGAAGCAAATCGGTTTCAATGACTACATCGACAAGTTCAACGAGTCCCAGGTGGACGGTGATCTTCTATTGAAGCTCAATCAGGATAACCTTCGCGCTGATATTGGAATCGGTAATGGAATACTGCTAAAGCGTTTTGAACGCGAGCTGCAAAATCTCAAGCGGATGGCTGACTACTCGTCCAAGGACACGGCCAAGATGCACCAATTTCTGTCGGAGATCGGTACTGATTACTGCACCTACACGTATGCCATGCTAAATGCTGGAATCGACAAGTGTGCACTGCCGCATGTCAATGAGGATATGCTGATGACGGAGTGTGGCATCCACAACTCGATCCATCGTCTGAGAATTCTCAATGCGGTCAAAAACTTGGAGAATTCGCTGCCCAGCTCGTCGGAAGAAAACATGGCCAAGACGTTAGATGTTTTCGTTAGCTATAGGCGATCAAACGGCTCCCAACTAGCCAGTCTTCTCAAg GTGCACCTGCAGCTGCGTGGTTTCTCCGTTTTCATCGACGTGGAGCGCCTGGAGGCGGGCAAATTTGACAACGGCCTATTGAACAGTATTCGACAGGCAAAGAACTTTGTCTTAGTATTAACGCCCGATGCCCTGCACCGCTGCATTAACGACGAGGACTGCAAGGACTGGGTGCATCGC GAAATCGTGGCTGCCCTGAACTCGAACTGCAACATTATACCCATCATAGACCAGCAATTCGATTGGCCCGAAGTGGAGCGACTTCCCGAGGACATGCGCAGTGTGGCCCATTTTAACGGTGTTAATTGGATCCACGACTACCAGGACGCATGCATCGATAAGCTCGAAAG ATTTTTGCGCGGCGAAAAGAATATCGATCGCATTGCGGCGATGGTGCCCGGCACCCCCGGTTCGGTCTCATACCAAAGAATGCACAGCAACGACTCCGACTACCAGAGCGGAGGAGCAGGCGCCggatcaggagcaggaactggaggaggaggtggtggcggcgTTACGGGCAGTGTGGTGGATGGCCTGATGGTGGCGGCCAATGGCAGCGGACAAG CTAATCACCAGGCAAATAGGTACCGCCAATCTCCCTCACCGGCCCGCCAAAGGGGCAGCACCTCGCAGTTGAGTGGTTATTCTCGGGCGCCCTCGAAACGCTCCCAGATCCTCACCCCGTATCGCACCCAACAGGCAGCCCTGCTCCACAAAACCGGAGCGGGTTCCGCGTCCATGCAGAATATGATGCCGTTGGCGTATCTGCCTCCGCGGAGAAGTTCCGCCGCGGGATTAGGTCATGGATCTGGTTCCGGCATGGGCAGTGGCTATCGATCGCACAGTGTGGATGGGCTTCTAGATCAGGCGGGCTCAACTCCAGAGCAAAGAatagcagcagctgcggccaAGGTGACAGCGGGGAGTACAGCTCTAACGAACGCCAGTTCCACAAGCACTCTGCAGCCCGAAGAAGAGGTGACGGATGCCGCCCTCAATGACTCGGTGACCCGGCGTGATAAGCATACTTTATCTCCACCGGGAAATGTGCAGCAGCACAGAAAGTCCCGAAGTCTAGACCATATTCTCAGCAAACAGACTTTAGCAGAGCTGCTTCCACCGAGTAGCGAACTCGCAGATGGAACGCAGAGTATGCAAAACCTGGCCATTCCAATGACCCCGCAGCCCCAACGAAGGGacaccagctcctcctcgaAATCCCCCACACCCGAAAGACCTCCACAACCAGCGATGGAAAGGGTAAGGGAACGCCAGAGTCCCGAGGGTGTGAGTGCGACGGAAAGCGAGCGGGAGGATCAGCCAGAAGAATGTCTGCGACATGGCAACCAACAGAGGGCATCTGCCTCGGTTCATCGGGGAGCCAGTTTGACCAGCAACAAGACCTCCAACTCCTCACTGGGCTCCAACTTTAGTGCCGGaggaaacaacaaaacgaTATTTAATCGAACGATGAAGAAGGTCCGCTCGCTGATAAAAAA CAACGAAATGGAGGACGAGGAACTTTCGGGCATCATTCTGTCCAAGGCCACCTCCCCCAATGCCGGGCGCATGATATTTTGGTAA